tagtctGATAAGACCAAGAGAGAGtgggaagctctgagttcaagctgccagcacacacacacacacacacacacacacacacacgggatggTGGGGAAACTGGGTTGAGAATGAAGACAGCATTGTTGTTGAAACAGTCTGCTGCTTTGCTGTCTGATTAGGCCTGGGTGATCAGCGAGAGACTTCAACCCCAGGAAGgttgtggcgggggggggggggggggggagcccacaGGCCTCTCTCCTCCACACTCCTGACTTGCCCCCTTGGTCCAGGGGTTGAAGTCTGtgagcccctgcccctccccaagcTGGCTCAGCCCTTGGAGCAGAGACCAGAACTCGCCAGAAGTACAAATCGGACCTTATACTTTTGTTCCAacactgaacttgaactcagggccttatgttcttgcttagcttatgCACTCAAACCTGGTGGTACTCTACCCCCTTGAgcttctgccttctttctttcttcttcttcttcttttttttttctggttaattggaggtaagagtctcacagactttcctaccctggctggctctgcaccgcgatcctcagatctcagcctcctgagtagctcggatgacaggcgcgagccaccaacTCCAGGCAAGACAAAAATCACGTTTCCTTTATTGGGCCCCAAGAAAGGACGGAAGCAAGTCCGGGCTGAGcccgatcctcagctctccgTCCTGGGATCCGTGGGTCGGCTCAAGGCAGATGGTCCAGGAAGTCAAGGAGAACCAGATGGAAGTCTCGAGGCTGGTGCAGGTAGCAGGCATGGCCCGCGTTGGTCAGCTTCACCACGGAGTGGTTGGGCAGGTGGCGGAGCTGCCGCAGAGATTCTGGGGCCAGAATGTGGTCTAGCTCCCCAAACAGGATGAGGGTAGGGGTCTGTAGGGCAACATAAGaggtcataattttattttttgggggggggtgtctgatgATCATCTATAGGGAGCCTTTCTCAAATACCCTGTCTCTTTATTgtgttattgttggtcatggggcttgaactcggggcccgggcactgtctctgagctttgtccactcaaggctggtgctctaccgctttgggccccagcgccacttccagttttctagtggttcattggagatgagagtctcgtggactttcctgcctggcctggccttgaaccaggatcctcagatctcagcctcctgagtgggtgggacctacaggcgtgagccaccagctcccgacTCAACCCCCCTCTCTTCCATTCAAGGGTCCCTCGAAGGAAGACTCCGATCCACCCCCCCACGCCCCACCCCCCACGGCACACACCACGGTGAAGGTTCCAGTACCTTCACAGCCCAGAATTGCTCCTGGGTGTAGTTCTGGGTAGAGGTGGGCGCGATGGGCACAAATCCTTGGAGCTGCCGGTGGCCTTGCATCAGGAAGGGCAGGGCGTAGAGGCCGCTCAGCGAGGGGCTCACCAGCACCGCGTTGTGCACCCCCAGGTCCTGTAGCACCCGCTCCAGCAGCTGCGCACGcccggcctggg
Above is a genomic segment from Perognathus longimembris pacificus isolate PPM17 chromosome 26, ASM2315922v1, whole genome shotgun sequence containing:
- the Abhd14a gene encoding protein ABHD14A, with protein sequence MSRYQAAVLGLGLMFLLLLYVGLLRPPEEKSRLWRDPNVTILAGVTPGKSPIFYREVLPLHQARRVEVVLLHGKAFSSHTWERLGTLQLLSQRGYRAIALDLPGFGNSAASREASTQAGRAQLLERVLQDLGVHNAVLVSPSLSGLYALPFLMQGHRQLQGFVPIAPTSTQNYTQEQFWAVKTPTLILFGELDHILAPESLRQLRHLPNHSVVKLTNAGHACYLHQPRDFHLVLLDFLDHLP